Proteins encoded in a region of the Quercus lobata isolate SW786 chromosome 8, ValleyOak3.0 Primary Assembly, whole genome shotgun sequence genome:
- the LOC115958321 gene encoding dynamin-related protein 5A, which yields MNEIQNSNSKRNPPFPNPSQRLSLSPMATNPSSFMGTPTKTPSDKSASASSMSRKHHQHNSARFEAYNRLQAAAVAFGEKVPIPEIVALGGQSDGKSSLLEALLGFRFNVREVEMGTRRPLILQMVHDPSAPDPRCRFQEEDSEEYGSPVVLASAIADIIKSRTEALLKKTKTAVSSKPIVMRAEYAHCPNLTIIDTPGFVLKAKKGEPETTPEEILDMVKSLASPPHRILLFLQQSSVEWCSSLWLDSIREIDPTFRRTIIVVSKFDNRLKEFSDRWEVDRYLSASGYLGDNTRPFFVALPKDKSTISNDEFRRQISQVDLEVLRHLRDGIKGGFDEEKFRPHIGFGCLRDYLESELHKRYKEAAPATLALLEQRCSEVTTELGKMESKIQATSDIAHLRRSAMLYAASISNHLGALIDGAADPAPEQWGKTTMEEQSQSGLGGWPGVTADIKPPNATLQLYGGAAFERVMHEFRCAAYSIECPPVSREKVANILLAHAGRGGGRGVTEAAAEIARAAARSWLAPLLDTACDRLAFVLGNLYDLALERNHSRDSEYGRKSEKMDGYIGFHAALRHAYIRFMKDLAKQCKQLVRHHLDSVTSPYSQVCYENDFQGGFGSSATSFYKSAGPFCVELTDGGSAAHDEIIRDQENIPPQRNGQQTTPGKGTEALRDSQMTVPETPSPDQPCDAILAGAKKDFGNGIDVGVRKRVSRLTGNSRNADHMRVQNGGGLLFGTGDGGLRSGSAYSEICSTAAHHFARIREVLVERSVASTLNSGFLTPCRDRLVLALGLDLFAVNDERFMDMFVAPSAIDVLQNERQSLQKRQKILQSCLNEFKSVARAL from the exons ATGAacgaaattcaaaattcaaattcaaaaagaaatccCCCATTCCCCAACCCCTCTCagcgtctctctctctctccaatggCCACCAATCCCAGCAGCTTCATGGGTACACCCACCAAGACCCCATCGGACAAGTCGGCCTCTGCCTCATCCATGTCTCGCAAGCACCACCAGCACAACTCTGCCCGTTTCGAGGCCTACAACCGGCTGCAAGCGGCGGCAGTGGCTTTCGGAGAGAAAGTACCGATCCCAGAGATCGTGGCCCTCGGTGGACAGTCCGACGGGAAGAGCTCACTGTTAGAAGCGCTGCTAGGGTTCCGCTTCAACGTCCGTGAAGTCGAGATGGGGACTCGCCGACCCCTCATTCTCCAGATGGTCCACGACCCCTCCGCCCCCGACCCCCGCTGCCGCTTTCAG GAAGAGGATTCTGAAGAATATGGAAGTCCTGTTGTTTTGGCATCTGCAATAGCAGATATCATAAAGTCCCGAACTGAAGCACTTTTGAAGAAGACTAAAACTGCAGTTTCTTCTAAGCCAATTGTGATGAGAGCTGAATATGCACATTGTCCTAATCTCACTATTATAGATACCCCAGGCTTTGTTCTTAAG GCAAAGAAGGGAGAACCAGAAACCACGCCAGAGGAAATTCTTGACATGGTGAAGTCATTGGCTAGTCCTCCCCATCGCATTCTGTTGTTCCTTCAACAGAGTAGTGTGGAGTGGTGCTCATCGTTGTGGTTGGATTCTATTCGTGAAATTGATCCTACATTCAGAAGGACAATAATTGTTGTCTCCAAATTTGATAATCGTCTCAAG GAGTTCAGTGACCGGTGGGAGGTGGACCGATATTTGAGTGCAAGTGGTTACTTGGGAGATAACACGCGCCCATTTTTTGTGGCCCTACCAAAGGACAAGAGCACCATTTCAAATGATGAATTCCGCCGGCAAATATCTCAGGTGGACTTGGAAGTTCTGCGTCACTTGCGTGAtggtattaagggtggattcgATGAGGAAAAGTTCAGGCCTCATATTGGTTTTGGCTGTCTGAGAGATTATTTGGAGTCCGAGCTTCATAAGAGATATAAAGAAGCTGCACCAGCAACTCTAGCTTTGCTTGAGCAGCGCTGCAGTGAAGTTACTACTGAATTGGGGAAAATGGAATCTAAAATTCAGGCCACTTCTGATATTGCTCATCTTAGAAGATCTGCAATGTTGTATGCGGCTTCTATCAGCAATCATTTG GGAGCTTTAATTGATGGAGCAGCAGATCCTGCACCAGAGCAATGGGGGAAGACAACAATGGAGGAGCAGTCACAAAGTGGTCTTGGAGGATGGCCTGGAGTTACTGCAGATATAAAGCCTCCCAATGCTACTCTTCAGCTCTATGGAGGAGCTGCTTTTGAAAGGGTGATGCATGAATTTCGGTGTGCTGCTTATTCCATTGAATGCCCCCCAGTGTCAAGGGAGAAG GTGGCAAATATATTACTTGCCCATGCTGGCCGAGGTGGGGGTAGAGGAGTAACTGAAGCTGCTGCAGAAATTGCCCGTGCTGCTGCCAGATCATGGCTTGCTCCTCTTCTTGACACTGCTTGTGATCGGCTTGCTTTTGTTTTGGGGAATCTCTATGATCTTGCTCTAGAAAGAAATCACAGTCGTGATTCGGAAT ATGGGAGGAAATCAGAAAAAATGGATGGCTATATTGGTTTTCATGCTGCTCTAAGGCATGCTTACATTCGCTTTATGAAGGACCTGGCCAAACAATGCAAGCAACTAGTTCGGCACCACCTTGATTCAGTTACGAGCCCATACTCGCAGGTCTGTTATGAGAATGATTTTCAAGGTGGTTTTGGCTCAAGTGCAACCTCTTTTTACAAGTCAGCTGGTCCGTTTTGTGTTGAGCTAACTGATGGAGGATCAGCAGCTCATGATGAAATTATTAGAGATCAAGAGAACATACCTCCGCAAAGGAACGGACAGCAAACCACACCAGGAAAAGGTACAGAAGCTCTCCGAGATAGCCAAATGACTGTGCCTGAGACCCCCTCGCCTGATCAGCCATGTGATGCAATACTTGCAGGGGCCAAGAAAGACTTTGGAAATGGCATTGATGTTGGAGTGAGAAAACGGGTTTCAAGATTGACAGGGAATAGCAGAAATGCTGATCACATGAGAGTTCAAAATGGTGGTGGTCTTTTGTTTGGAACTGGTGATGGCGGTTTAAGATCAGGCTCAGCTTACTCAGAAATCTGTTCAACGGCCGCACATCATTTTGCACGGATACGTGAAGTTCTTGTTGAGCGAAGTGTGGCTTCCACATTGAATTCTGGGTTCTTAACCCCTTG CCGGGATAGGCTTGTTTTGGCACTTGGATTGGATTTGTTTGCTGTGAATGATGAGAGATTCATGGACATGTTTGTTGCTCCCAGCGCGATTGATGTACTACAGAACGAACGACAGTCTCTTCAGAAGCGTCAAAAGATACTCCAATCTTGCTTGAATGAGTTCAAAAGTGTTGCTCGGGCACTATGA